A DNA window from Pseudoalteromonas spongiae UST010723-006 contains the following coding sequences:
- a CDS encoding TIGR00153 family protein: MASNAFLGVFAKSPIKPIEEHIKIVHQASALLTTFFQHAFNKEWEQASEIRINIRDLERKADVLKRDIRLQLPRGLFLPVERTDLLELITQQDKIANKAKDIAGRVLGREMEIPEQIQADFITYLNRCIDATKQASKAINELDELLETGFRGREVTLVENMLEELDAIERDTDEMQITLRRQLREIENELNPIDVMFLYKILEWVGDLADIAERVGSRLELMLAR; the protein is encoded by the coding sequence ATGGCTAGTAATGCATTTTTAGGGGTTTTTGCGAAATCTCCTATCAAACCAATTGAAGAGCACATAAAAATTGTTCATCAAGCCAGTGCTTTGTTAACGACTTTTTTTCAACATGCGTTTAATAAAGAGTGGGAACAAGCATCTGAGATCCGCATTAATATTCGCGATTTAGAACGCAAAGCGGATGTACTTAAGCGTGACATTCGTTTGCAACTTCCTCGTGGATTATTCCTGCCAGTTGAGCGTACAGATCTTCTTGAACTGATCACTCAACAAGACAAAATTGCTAATAAGGCTAAGGACATAGCTGGTCGTGTACTTGGCCGCGAAATGGAAATCCCTGAGCAAATCCAAGCTGATTTTATTACTTACCTAAACCGCTGCATCGACGCGACAAAACAAGCTTCTAAAGCTATCAATGAACTTGATGAGCTATTAGAAACGGGTTTCCGTGGTCGTGAGGTGACGTTAGTTGAAAACATGCTAGAAGAGCTCGACGCAATTGAGCGTGACACCGATGAAATGCAAATCACTTTGCGTCGTCAGTTACGTGAAATCGAAAATGAATTAAACCCAATCGATGTAATGTTCTTATACAAAATTCTCGAGTGGGTAGGTGACTTAGCGGATATCGCTGAACGTGTAGGTTCACGTTTAGAACTGATGCTAGCACGTTAA
- the phoU gene encoding phosphate signaling complex protein PhoU → MDHNISKHISGNFNQELENVRNHVLAMGGLVEQQLNSALDAVNDSNAELAKKVEHGDYKVNAMEVSIDEECTRIIAKRQPAASDLRLVVAIAKTIADLERIGDEARRIAKVALESTAKDQQGLLGNIDNMGRHVSQMLHDVLDAFARMDAEAAFRVHKEDAKVDREYEALTRQIMTYMMEDPRSIPKVMDLVWSVRSLERIGDRCQNIAEYVIYFVKGKDIRHTSQDDIERDIIGK, encoded by the coding sequence ATGGATCATAATATTTCAAAGCATATTTCAGGTAACTTTAACCAAGAACTTGAAAACGTTCGCAACCATGTTTTAGCTATGGGCGGACTGGTAGAGCAGCAATTAAACTCTGCGCTTGATGCGGTAAATGACAGTAATGCGGAGCTTGCAAAAAAAGTTGAGCACGGCGATTACAAAGTAAATGCAATGGAAGTGAGCATTGACGAAGAATGTACACGTATTATTGCAAAGCGTCAGCCAGCAGCAAGTGACTTACGTTTAGTTGTGGCGATTGCAAAAACCATTGCAGATTTGGAGCGCATTGGTGATGAAGCGCGTCGTATTGCAAAAGTAGCACTTGAATCAACAGCGAAAGATCAGCAAGGCTTGCTGGGCAATATCGACAATATGGGTCGTCACGTGTCGCAAATGCTGCACGATGTACTAGATGCATTTGCCCGAATGGATGCCGAAGCGGCATTTCGTGTGCATAAAGAAGATGCCAAAGTTGACCGCGAATATGAAGCGTTAACACGTCAAATCATGACGTATATGATGGAAGATCCGCGCTCAATTCCAAAGGTTATGGATTTAGTGTGGTCAGTACGCTCATTAGAACGCATCGGTGACCGTTGTCAGAACATCGCTGAGTACGTAATTTATTTTGTAAAAGGCAAGGACATTCGTCATACCTCGCAAGACGATATCGAGCGAGATATTATTGGTAAATAA
- the pstB gene encoding phosphate ABC transporter ATP-binding protein PstB, translated as MITVAPEINQSATGLQLDLENLSAEQTALEIKDLDLYYGDKQALSNISMKIPKGQVTAFIGPSGCGKSTLLRCINRMNDLVDTCRIDGQILLHNQNIYDKSVDVAALRRNVGMVFQRPNPFPKSIYENVVYGLRLQGVKDKRKLDEVVESSLRGAALWDEVKDRLHDSAFGLSGGQQQRLVIARAIAIEPEVLLLDEPTSALDPISTLVIEELINDLKNKYTVVIVTHNMQQAARVSDQTAFMYMGELIEYSDTNTLFTTPKKKKTEDYITGRYG; from the coding sequence ATGATTACTGTTGCTCCAGAAATAAATCAATCTGCAACTGGCTTACAGCTTGATTTAGAAAACTTATCGGCAGAACAAACTGCTCTTGAAATTAAAGACTTAGACCTTTACTACGGTGACAAACAAGCGCTGAGCAATATCAGCATGAAAATTCCAAAGGGTCAGGTAACTGCATTTATCGGTCCTTCAGGTTGTGGTAAGTCAACGTTATTACGTTGTATTAACCGCATGAATGACTTAGTCGATACGTGTCGTATCGATGGTCAAATCTTGCTACATAACCAGAATATTTATGACAAAAGTGTAGATGTTGCAGCGCTTCGCCGTAACGTTGGTATGGTATTCCAGCGTCCAAACCCATTCCCTAAATCAATTTATGAGAATGTGGTTTATGGCCTACGCTTACAAGGTGTAAAAGACAAACGTAAATTAGACGAAGTGGTTGAATCGTCATTACGTGGCGCCGCACTTTGGGACGAAGTAAAAGACCGTCTGCACGACAGCGCATTTGGTTTGTCAGGTGGTCAGCAACAGCGTTTGGTTATTGCGCGTGCAATTGCAATTGAACCTGAAGTACTGCTGTTAGATGAACCAACATCGGCGCTAGATCCAATTTCAACATTGGTAATCGAAGAGCTAATCAACGATTTAAAAAATAAGTACACAGTTGTAATTGTTACGCATAACATGCAACAAGCGGCACGTGTGTCTGACCAAACTGCGTTTATGTATATGGGTGAACTAATTGAATACTCTGATACAAATACGCTATTCACCACGCCGAAGAAAAAGAAAACTGAAGATTACATTACAGGTCGTTACGGGTAA
- the pstA gene encoding phosphate ABC transporter permease PstA: MKQWFKSGSPWIWMTGGAVSISLISVIGLLAMIAGRGLGFFWPSEVTQFEMHRGDVKETVIGEIYDREMVPVERLKAANVDLHGFTGEEVERLLIKTGNREYVDLDFRWILATDIIEQSTPSQLAVFERSKNGNFYGYIESVIKDGKVVAEAQKLIELEQLVERAVELNESALDLQNGPIGHINYDLERLRLKEKALDLKGELTHEKVAEFEAQRKDYREQYLVLEKELFKFRDAAKRDQVIVKDMRGELVTIPLYQVLDVTLPNDMGLMAKLGHYFKQIGKFVSDDPREANTEGGVFPAIFGTVFMVMLMAVIVTPFGVIAAIYLHEYAAKNSITKMIRIAVINLAGVPSIVYGVFGLGFFVYMLGGSIDQLFYPEALPGPTFGTPGVIWSALTLAILTLPVVIVSTEEGLSRIPSSVRQGSLALGATKAETIWRIIVPMASPAIMTGLILAVARAAGEVAPLMLVGVVKMAPTLPVDMNFPFVHLDRKFMHLGFHIYDVGFQSPNVEAARPLVYATAFLLVAVIVALNITAIGIRNHLREKFRSLEH; encoded by the coding sequence ATGAAGCAGTGGTTTAAATCTGGCTCACCTTGGATCTGGATGACAGGTGGTGCAGTAAGTATCAGCTTAATCTCGGTTATTGGCCTACTGGCAATGATTGCAGGTCGTGGTTTAGGGTTCTTTTGGCCGTCAGAAGTAACGCAATTTGAAATGCACCGTGGCGACGTTAAAGAAACCGTTATCGGTGAAATTTACGACCGTGAAATGGTGCCTGTTGAGCGCTTAAAAGCGGCGAATGTTGATTTACACGGTTTTACGGGTGAAGAAGTAGAGCGTTTACTGATTAAAACTGGTAACCGTGAATACGTAGACCTAGATTTCCGTTGGATTTTAGCAACGGATATTATTGAGCAATCTACCCCGAGCCAATTAGCGGTATTTGAGCGTAGTAAAAACGGTAACTTTTACGGTTACATTGAAAGTGTGATCAAAGACGGTAAAGTTGTCGCTGAAGCGCAAAAGTTAATTGAGCTAGAGCAACTTGTAGAGCGCGCAGTTGAACTTAATGAGTCAGCACTTGATTTGCAAAACGGCCCCATTGGTCATATTAACTACGACCTAGAACGTTTGCGTTTAAAAGAAAAAGCGCTCGACCTTAAAGGCGAATTAACACACGAAAAAGTCGCGGAGTTTGAGGCTCAGCGTAAAGACTATCGTGAGCAATACTTGGTGCTTGAAAAAGAGCTATTTAAGTTTCGTGATGCGGCAAAGCGTGACCAAGTTATTGTAAAAGATATGCGTGGTGAGTTAGTAACGATTCCACTTTACCAAGTGCTAGACGTAACACTACCAAACGATATGGGTTTAATGGCTAAATTAGGTCATTACTTCAAGCAAATCGGTAAGTTTGTTAGCGATGACCCACGTGAAGCGAACACCGAAGGCGGGGTATTCCCTGCGATTTTCGGTACCGTATTTATGGTTATGTTAATGGCGGTAATCGTAACGCCGTTTGGTGTAATCGCCGCGATTTACTTACACGAATATGCAGCGAAAAATTCAATTACTAAAATGATTCGTATCGCGGTAATCAACCTTGCCGGTGTACCATCGATTGTTTACGGTGTATTTGGCTTAGGTTTCTTTGTTTACATGCTAGGTGGTAGCATTGACCAATTATTCTACCCTGAAGCATTACCAGGCCCAACGTTTGGTACGCCAGGTGTAATTTGGTCAGCACTGACATTAGCAATTTTAACTTTACCGGTTGTAATTGTATCAACGGAAGAGGGTTTATCACGTATTCCAAGTTCAGTTCGTCAAGGTTCGTTAGCACTTGGTGCCACCAAAGCTGAAACTATTTGGCGTATTATTGTACCAATGGCAAGCCCTGCAATTATGACAGGCTTAATTCTTGCGGTTGCACGTGCAGCAGGTGAAGTAGCACCACTGATGTTAGTGGGTGTAGTAAAAATGGCGCCAACACTGCCAGTTGATATGAACTTCCCGTTTGTACACTTAGATAGAAAATTTATGCACTTAGGTTTCCACATCTATGATGTTGGTTTCCAAAGCCCGAATGTTGAAGCGGCACGCCCGCTAGTTTATGCCACAGCGTTTTTACTTGTGGCGGTAATTGTGGCACTGAATATCACAGCAATTGGTATTCGTAACCACTTACGTGAAAAATTTAGGTCGTTAGAACATTAA
- a CDS encoding ABC transporter permease subunit produces the protein MSSNPPSVEFNTNRNRLIKDKVAKYSITAGGTLVLVALLLIFFYLLYVVQPIFASSHVEVRNQFALPETQEYVAAGMEEQGEIAYLFTPTGELSYYTIKGEKFGTKLTSFNVEFDAPVTSFARTVPHQAMYAYGLENGAIKVVNPKFEVGFANNGRTIKPSIAYPLGESEVMIDDEGASIRKFAFSYVADDNQLGVLALTGDQRLLFSMLAAEENMFSGEMEWSSETAEIAVEGKVDELLISPDFSRAFVRVANKIYIYNTRDIEDITRIQVLAANQENANLVKMQLLSGANSLMLVNDNGEISQWFEINGDSGRKFAKIRAFASGDKEISGLYSEFYRRTFFSTNNQGDLSLYYTTSENNLWSGKVADAGIDFFAVSPRSNAALMLAGNQLIVVDIENEHPEVSWSALWQEVWYEGYPEPAYIWQSTSASDDFEAKLSLVPISFGTIKAAMYAMLFAVPIALSAAIYTAYFMSPEQRRIVKPTVEIMEALPTVILGFLAGLWLAPLIESHLPAIMLILVLTPLAIILTAFFWQNLPESIRHKVPDGSHSILLIPVVLLAGYISFALSPAVELWVFDGDVRRYITNELGIDFDQRNSLVVGIAMGFAVIPTIFSIAEDAVFSVPKHLSNGSLALGATQWQTLVRVVLLTASPGIFSAVMMGLGRAVGETMIVLMATGNTPIMDWSIFQGMRTLAANIAVEMPESEVGSTHYRILFLAAFVLFIFTFIFNTIAEFVRQRLREKYSSL, from the coding sequence ATGAGTTCCAATCCGCCAAGTGTTGAATTCAATACTAATAGAAACAGACTGATCAAAGATAAAGTCGCCAAATACAGTATTACGGCAGGCGGTACATTAGTACTGGTTGCCTTATTGTTGATCTTCTTTTATCTGTTGTATGTAGTACAGCCGATTTTCGCTTCATCACATGTTGAAGTGAGAAATCAATTCGCTTTACCTGAAACGCAAGAGTACGTTGCGGCAGGTATGGAAGAGCAAGGTGAAATCGCTTACTTGTTCACACCAACTGGCGAGCTAAGTTACTACACCATTAAAGGTGAGAAATTTGGCACTAAGCTAACAAGCTTTAATGTGGAATTTGATGCACCGGTAACCAGCTTTGCACGCACTGTGCCGCATCAGGCTATGTATGCTTATGGTCTTGAAAATGGCGCAATTAAAGTTGTAAACCCGAAATTTGAAGTAGGATTTGCCAACAATGGCCGTACCATTAAGCCAAGTATTGCGTATCCACTCGGTGAAAGTGAAGTGATGATTGATGACGAAGGTGCATCAATTCGTAAATTCGCGTTCAGCTATGTTGCTGATGATAATCAACTTGGTGTACTCGCATTAACCGGTGATCAACGTCTGCTGTTTAGCATGCTTGCAGCGGAAGAAAATATGTTCTCTGGTGAAATGGAATGGTCAAGTGAAACCGCGGAGATTGCTGTTGAAGGCAAAGTGGATGAATTATTAATCTCACCGGACTTTAGTCGTGCATTTGTGCGAGTGGCTAATAAGATTTACATTTACAATACGCGCGATATTGAAGATATTACGCGTATTCAAGTGCTTGCCGCGAATCAAGAGAATGCCAACCTAGTTAAAATGCAATTATTGTCAGGTGCTAACTCATTAATGTTAGTTAACGACAATGGTGAAATTTCACAGTGGTTTGAAATTAATGGTGATTCGGGTCGTAAGTTCGCCAAAATCCGTGCTTTTGCAAGTGGTGATAAAGAAATTTCAGGGCTTTACAGTGAATTCTATCGCCGTACATTCTTTAGCACTAATAACCAAGGTGATTTATCGCTTTATTACACTACCAGTGAAAACAACCTGTGGTCGGGTAAGGTAGCAGACGCGGGAATTGATTTCTTTGCGGTGTCACCACGCTCAAACGCAGCATTAATGCTGGCGGGCAATCAACTAATTGTTGTTGATATTGAAAATGAGCATCCTGAAGTATCTTGGTCAGCATTGTGGCAAGAAGTATGGTACGAAGGTTACCCTGAACCTGCTTACATTTGGCAGTCTACATCGGCAAGTGATGATTTCGAAGCTAAGTTATCGTTAGTACCAATCTCATTCGGTACAATTAAAGCGGCAATGTATGCGATGCTATTTGCGGTACCGATTGCGCTTTCTGCTGCTATCTATACAGCCTATTTTATGTCGCCTGAACAGCGTCGAATCGTTAAGCCAACGGTTGAAATTATGGAAGCATTACCAACCGTAATTTTAGGTTTCTTAGCGGGTCTTTGGTTAGCACCTCTGATTGAATCTCACTTACCTGCAATTATGCTGATTTTAGTATTAACGCCATTGGCGATAATACTCACAGCATTCTTTTGGCAAAATTTACCAGAATCGATTCGCCACAAAGTGCCAGACGGTAGCCACTCTATCTTACTCATTCCAGTGGTATTACTAGCAGGTTATATCTCGTTTGCACTGAGTCCTGCGGTAGAGCTTTGGGTATTTGATGGTGATGTACGTCGTTATATTACTAACGAGTTAGGCATTGATTTTGACCAACGTAACTCGTTAGTTGTGGGTATTGCAATGGGCTTTGCGGTTATTCCAACAATTTTCTCAATTGCTGAAGATGCGGTATTTAGTGTACCTAAGCACTTATCGAATGGCTCGCTTGCACTTGGTGCAACGCAGTGGCAAACGCTTGTTCGCGTTGTATTACTAACAGCAAGCCCAGGTATTTTCTCGGCAGTGATGATGGGTTTAGGTCGTGCGGTTGGTGAAACCATGATTGTATTGATGGCAACAGGTAATACGCCGATTATGGATTGGAGTATTTTCCAAGGTATGCGTACGCTTGCAGCAAACATTGCGGTAGAAATGCCAGAATCAGAAGTAGGCAGCACGCACTACCGCATCTTATTCTTAGCAGCGTTTGTACTGTTTATATTCACCTTTATCTTTAACACGATTGCTGAATTTGTTCGTCAGCGTTTACGTGAAAAGTATAGTTCACTGTAA
- a CDS encoding glycine cleavage system protein R translates to MKQLVLTIIGPDRSGLVDELSSAVLANHGNWLASNLSHLCGHFAGILQLEVPEEHLSALEGAIHAIPDLEVKIEAGQEQVTDASQQLNFVITSNDRPGIVQELSSVLRHKGASIIHFNSKQQSAPNWGVPLFNAEARVELPAGLSKDDVIEALESITSDLIVDIETEA, encoded by the coding sequence ATGAAGCAGTTAGTATTAACAATTATTGGTCCTGACCGCTCAGGTCTAGTAGATGAACTATCCTCAGCGGTTTTAGCTAACCATGGCAATTGGTTAGCCAGTAACTTAAGCCACCTTTGCGGCCACTTTGCCGGAATTTTACAGTTAGAAGTACCTGAAGAACATTTGTCGGCACTCGAGGGCGCAATTCACGCCATTCCCGATCTCGAAGTAAAAATTGAAGCAGGGCAAGAACAAGTAACCGACGCAAGCCAACAGCTTAACTTTGTTATTACCAGCAATGACAGACCAGGTATAGTGCAAGAGCTTTCTAGTGTGTTACGCCATAAAGGTGCCTCAATTATTCACTTTAACTCAAAGCAACAAAGCGCGCCTAATTGGGGTGTACCTCTGTTTAACGCAGAAGCTCGGGTAGAGTTACCTGCAGGTTTAAGTAAAGATGATGTGATTGAAGCGCTCGAGTCTATTACGTCTGACTTGATTGTGGATATTGAAACCGAGGCTTAG
- the panP gene encoding pyridoxal-dependent aspartate 1-decarboxylase PanP, with protein MFEHFLGKVSSMVDETRQAVRPAIASEESLMRIFTVPEAPGSTLAKIEQEISSNLAGFLNENIAAVEKPLHEIEKDFQAANIPEEPRFVSEHAQELMEKLVAHSVHTSAPSFIGHMTSALPHFVLPLSKLMVGLNQNLVKIETSKAFTPLERQVLGMMHHMVYGKDDAFYRKWMHNAKNALGAFCSGGTVANISALWVARNKLLKPDGDFNGINSDGLVAAMMHYGYKGLAILVSERGHYSLGKAADVLGIGRSNIVSIETDHNNRVDVAKMREKANELAEKGIKVMAIVGVAGTTETGNIDPLNEMADLAEEINCHFHIDAAWGGATMLSNNARGLLAGCERADSITIDAHKQMYVPMGAGIVLFKEPDTVNVVEHHAEYILRKGSKDLGSHTLEGSRPGMAMLVHACLSIIGRKGYEMLIDKSLEKARYFAELIKQTDDFELVTEPELCLLTYRYVPEKIKEVLKTADEQTKLDIYAALNRFTASMQKRQREAGRSFVSRTRLTPYQYDNLPTVVFRVVLANPLTSNQILHDILAEQRELAGKDPIFKKYLAKYL; from the coding sequence ATGTTTGAACACTTTTTGGGTAAAGTGAGTAGTATGGTTGATGAAACACGTCAAGCAGTGCGCCCAGCAATAGCGTCTGAAGAAAGCTTAATGCGAATTTTTACGGTGCCAGAGGCGCCGGGCTCGACTTTGGCTAAAATTGAGCAAGAAATATCTAGTAACTTAGCAGGCTTTCTTAACGAAAATATTGCAGCGGTTGAAAAACCTTTGCATGAAATTGAAAAAGATTTCCAAGCTGCAAATATCCCTGAAGAACCTCGTTTTGTATCTGAACACGCCCAAGAGTTAATGGAAAAGCTGGTGGCACATTCAGTACACACGTCAGCGCCGAGCTTTATTGGTCATATGACTTCGGCCTTACCGCATTTTGTTTTACCTCTGTCAAAGTTGATGGTGGGGTTAAACCAAAATCTGGTAAAAATTGAAACATCTAAAGCATTTACACCATTAGAACGTCAAGTCTTGGGTATGATGCACCACATGGTTTACGGCAAAGATGATGCCTTTTACCGTAAGTGGATGCACAACGCCAAAAATGCCTTAGGTGCATTTTGTTCAGGCGGCACGGTTGCCAATATTTCAGCACTTTGGGTTGCGCGCAATAAGCTGCTTAAACCAGATGGCGATTTTAATGGTATAAATAGCGATGGGTTAGTTGCGGCTATGATGCATTATGGCTACAAAGGCTTGGCTATTTTAGTGTCAGAGCGTGGTCACTACTCACTTGGTAAAGCTGCTGATGTGTTAGGCATCGGTCGCAGTAATATTGTATCTATCGAAACAGATCATAATAACCGTGTTGATGTTGCTAAAATGCGTGAAAAGGCTAACGAATTAGCAGAAAAAGGCATTAAAGTGATGGCAATTGTTGGTGTTGCAGGCACAACTGAAACCGGCAATATTGACCCGCTTAATGAAATGGCAGACCTAGCTGAGGAAATCAATTGTCATTTTCATATTGATGCTGCTTGGGGCGGTGCAACCATGCTATCTAATAATGCGCGTGGGTTATTAGCTGGTTGCGAACGTGCCGATTCAATTACCATTGACGCACATAAGCAAATGTATGTGCCAATGGGTGCAGGTATTGTGCTTTTCAAAGAACCAGATACGGTCAATGTGGTAGAACATCATGCTGAATATATCTTACGTAAAGGCTCGAAAGATTTAGGCTCACACACCCTTGAGGGTAGCCGCCCAGGTATGGCGATGTTAGTGCATGCGTGTTTATCAATTATTGGTCGCAAAGGCTATGAAATGTTAATTGATAAAAGCCTTGAAAAAGCGCGCTATTTTGCTGAACTTATTAAGCAAACAGATGACTTTGAACTGGTTACTGAACCAGAACTTTGCTTGTTAACATATCGCTATGTACCAGAAAAAATTAAAGAAGTACTTAAAACGGCAGATGAACAAACTAAGTTAGATATTTACGCAGCACTTAATCGTTTTACTGCGAGCATGCAAAAACGTCAGCGTGAAGCAGGGCGCTCATTTGTATCGCGTACACGTTTAACGCCATATCAGTACGATAATTTACCGACAGTAGTATTTCGCGTTGTATTAGCAAATCCGCTTACATCAAATCAAATATTGCATGATATTTTAGCGGAGCAGCGAGAGTTGGCTGGTAAAGATCCAATATTTAAAAAGTATTTAGCGAAATATTTATAA
- a CDS encoding EAL domain-containing protein, with product MYYSNQGIRWLFFAGVLFLASLGGYVYYVYSHTYNDILKDVDAKLLNAAQSVKFILGDEYHDNITDPDHIDEKSYLLKSKQLSEFASKLELEYVYAMIKEGDQVYFSASSYTNEDIKNNKLTYFYDLYPEATQLNVKAFYSTEPLFEHSEDQWGHFRTIFLPFQAKDGRTYLTGADITIKDLNEQLAASVTQAVITASFFFFIATLVGSAYIYLLKQNLTRDPVTGYANHIALERKLQSHSPLHMQLAIVLISNLEDINGFYGSHIGDEVMQKLLARLNKLKSTECHLYRLSSNKIALLSPNLDSNACLKLVENLNKNAPLLYDPFIYVTLCAGIATGNKTLLIENARIAVEQAKRSRELVVFYSDAMNIIKNQYQHNLKIAKDVREAFKNGQVEAHFQPILTIDGNETLKYEGLARIKINDALYEPDYFLSVVNRSRMDGQLTRMVFLDCVKRFRQTNLCWSMNLTAQDMLDPSLAQFLDDELKRYPTPHHISFELIETEAIANLTEIKGFVEMVRRHGAKVFIDDFGTGYSNISNILKLEVDGLKIDRSLVSQITKDDEVFLFIQHIANFAKEVNLTLIAEGVENKLVADKLAKAGIKYVQGFYYAKPARELAHISQTAKAS from the coding sequence ATGTATTATTCAAATCAAGGAATTCGTTGGCTTTTTTTTGCGGGTGTACTGTTTTTAGCAAGCCTTGGCGGCTATGTTTATTACGTTTATTCACACACCTACAACGACATTTTAAAAGATGTTGACGCTAAACTCTTAAACGCAGCACAAAGTGTTAAATTTATCCTCGGTGACGAATACCACGACAATATTACCGACCCCGACCACATTGATGAAAAAAGCTACCTATTAAAAAGCAAACAACTCTCTGAGTTTGCCAGCAAGCTAGAACTCGAATACGTATACGCGATGATAAAAGAAGGCGATCAAGTTTACTTCTCTGCATCTAGTTATACTAACGAGGATATTAAAAACAATAAGCTTACTTACTTTTATGACCTTTACCCTGAAGCGACACAATTAAACGTTAAAGCGTTTTATTCAACAGAGCCTTTATTCGAGCATTCAGAAGATCAGTGGGGCCATTTCCGCACCATATTTTTACCGTTTCAAGCAAAAGACGGGCGCACCTATTTAACTGGCGCCGACATCACCATTAAAGATTTAAATGAACAGCTTGCAGCAAGTGTTACCCAAGCGGTAATCACCGCAAGTTTCTTTTTCTTTATCGCAACTTTAGTGGGCAGCGCTTACATTTATCTACTAAAACAAAACTTAACCCGCGATCCCGTTACGGGCTACGCAAACCACATTGCGCTAGAAAGAAAACTGCAAAGCCATTCACCACTGCACATGCAATTGGCCATAGTATTAATTAGTAATCTTGAAGATATTAACGGTTTTTACGGCTCCCACATTGGTGATGAAGTAATGCAAAAACTGCTGGCACGTTTAAATAAGTTAAAAAGCACAGAATGTCACCTGTATCGCTTATCAAGCAATAAAATAGCATTGCTATCGCCCAACTTAGACAGCAATGCCTGTTTAAAACTTGTCGAAAATCTAAATAAAAATGCGCCGTTATTATATGACCCATTTATCTACGTGACCTTATGTGCCGGTATTGCCACTGGCAATAAAACACTGTTAATTGAAAATGCACGTATTGCGGTTGAACAAGCTAAGCGTAGTCGTGAGCTTGTGGTGTTTTACTCCGATGCAATGAACATCATTAAAAATCAATATCAGCACAACTTAAAAATTGCCAAAGATGTGCGAGAAGCATTTAAAAATGGCCAAGTTGAAGCGCACTTTCAGCCAATACTCACTATCGACGGTAACGAAACCTTAAAGTACGAAGGCTTAGCACGCATTAAGATTAACGATGCTTTATATGAGCCTGATTACTTTTTATCTGTCGTAAATCGCAGTCGCATGGATGGACAATTAACTCGCATGGTTTTTCTTGATTGCGTTAAGCGCTTTCGCCAAACTAATTTATGCTGGAGCATGAATTTAACTGCGCAAGATATGTTAGACCCAAGCCTGGCGCAATTTCTTGATGATGAATTAAAGCGCTACCCTACACCTCACCATATTTCATTTGAGCTTATCGAAACTGAAGCGATTGCCAACCTAACGGAAATCAAAGGCTTTGTAGAAATGGTAAGACGACACGGTGCTAAGGTCTTTATCGATGACTTTGGAACTGGTTACTCAAATATTTCGAATATTCTTAAACTAGAAGTCGATGGCTTAAAAATCGATCGCTCTTTAGTCTCACAAATTACCAAAGACGATGAAGTGTTTTTATTTATTCAACACATTGCCAATTTTGCTAAGGAAGTGAACTTAACCTTGATTGCAGAAGGCGTTGAAAACAAGCTCGTTGCCGATAAGCTCGCAAAAGCGGGCATTAAATACGTACAGGGTTTTTACTACGCGAAGCCAGCTCGAGAGCTGGCTCACATTTCACAAACCGCTAAAGCGAGTTAA